A region of the Thermococcus sp. M36 genome:
TGTTGTGGTAGGTGGCGGGCCAACAGGTGTGGAAGTGAGCGGTGCATTGGCTGAAATGCGGAATCATGTATTACCGAAAGATTATCCTGAACTTGATTTCAGCTTAATGAATATTTATCTGATAGAAGGCTCTCCCCGAACGTTAGCAGCTATGAGTGAGGCAAGCAGCCATCAATCAAAACACTATTTAGAAAAGCTGGGCGTAAAAGTTACATTAGATGTTAATGTAACCAGTTATGATGGTAAGCAGGTTGTATTAAGCAATGGTAATGAAATAAAAGCCAGAACAGTTATATGGGCT
Encoded here:
- a CDS encoding FAD-dependent oxidoreductase, which encodes GSEQLQQACYPMKSTQEALQLRNHLLKNFENALLQTDALLRQQFLNIVVVGGGPTGVEVSGALAEMRNHVLPKDYPELDFSLMNIYLIEGSPRTLAAMSEASSHQSKHYLEKLGVKVTLDVNVTSYDGKQVVLSNGNEIKARTVIWA